In a genomic window of Halorientalis sp. IM1011:
- a CDS encoding helix-turn-helix domain-containing protein has protein sequence MLTESGRVDTDGLDIDDETVVLRLLTAKGGRIRQSSVVERTDWSPAKVSRLLTRMEKRNRIDRVRMGREKIVVSGDGAS, from the coding sequence TTGCTAACCGAATCCGGCCGGGTCGACACCGACGGTCTCGACATCGACGACGAGACGGTCGTCCTCCGACTGCTGACCGCAAAGGGTGGACGCATCAGGCAGAGTTCGGTCGTCGAACGGACGGACTGGTCACCCGCGAAGGTGAGCCGGCTACTCACGCGAATGGAGAAACGCAACCGGATCGACCGGGTTCGAATGGGACGCGAGAAAATCGTCGTCAGCGGCGACGGCGCGAGCTAA
- a CDS encoding asparagine synthase-related protein translates to MVGICGVVGPGAAGTDALVDGITTHDDEVETTYDGDRVSLWTSFHDLYATDQPAAVDGEDVSLWVWGDVYGYDDGTSYTPRADAPGDSARYCADLYERHGLDFAEGLNGDFAILVLDREADTLAFVTDRLATRPIYYTRTDDGRFVFASSIQALPDHPAVDPAFDEDLLYEYLVLRRVFGTQTPLVGVRELPPASVVTVDLTDASKRTETYWRPRYRPVDQSLSTVVDDLRDTFQQVLAEWTDDDDLDYGVLLSGGSDSRALLAGLDRDVDAFHITDWMSRETRIARDVTDASGDEFHMLERELDTDATILDRSPATSNFSGWFDQAYTAPFEGEIRENVDVLLSGLYADMLFDGGPLQTHDLSLGPVGKVTLPAEKPVDTVDQYVAAKTAEAIEPVHYVSDSRDIDRILQNRIDQGVARVENHGVTYDTLTDMVMYGDYYPMGADTDAIFSRSLMQLRPYRTPFLDNRLLDLQQRIPRDLLVRRDLIHRIVSDLDPDLASIPHAHTGIPLQYPFPVQYVGGNLNQFRWKHFADDGPAPHLDQGPWPNRAEIVRRSSFTLETIRENEALLERLPLLDFDGALECYRRHVNGENNQPLLYSLLTLLEMPVTEQVATPDSPPAGEPVGPVDE, encoded by the coding sequence ATGGTCGGAATCTGCGGGGTCGTCGGTCCCGGCGCGGCCGGCACGGACGCGCTCGTCGACGGCATCACGACCCACGACGACGAAGTCGAAACGACCTACGACGGTGACCGGGTCTCACTGTGGACTTCGTTCCACGACCTCTACGCGACCGACCAGCCGGCGGCCGTCGACGGCGAGGACGTCTCGCTGTGGGTCTGGGGCGACGTGTACGGCTACGACGACGGGACGTCCTACACGCCACGTGCGGACGCGCCGGGCGACAGCGCCCGGTACTGTGCCGACCTCTACGAGCGCCACGGGCTCGACTTCGCCGAGGGCCTGAACGGTGACTTCGCCATCCTGGTGCTCGACCGCGAGGCCGACACGCTCGCGTTCGTCACCGACCGACTGGCGACGCGTCCGATCTACTACACCCGGACCGACGACGGCCGGTTCGTCTTCGCGTCCAGCATCCAGGCGCTGCCCGACCACCCCGCGGTCGACCCCGCCTTCGACGAGGACCTCCTGTACGAGTACCTCGTCCTCAGGCGCGTGTTCGGGACCCAGACGCCACTCGTTGGCGTCCGCGAACTCCCGCCCGCGTCCGTCGTGACGGTCGACCTGACCGACGCCTCGAAACGGACCGAGACCTACTGGCGACCCCGGTACCGCCCGGTCGATCAGTCCCTCTCGACGGTCGTCGACGACCTCCGCGACACGTTCCAGCAGGTGCTCGCCGAGTGGACCGACGACGACGACCTCGACTACGGCGTCCTCCTCAGCGGCGGCAGCGACTCCCGGGCCCTCCTCGCGGGTCTCGATCGGGACGTCGACGCGTTCCACATCACCGACTGGATGAGCCGCGAGACCCGGATCGCCCGGGACGTGACCGACGCGTCGGGCGACGAGTTCCACATGCTCGAACGGGAACTCGACACCGACGCGACGATTCTCGACCGGAGCCCCGCCACGTCGAACTTCAGCGGGTGGTTCGATCAGGCCTACACCGCCCCGTTCGAGGGCGAGATCCGGGAGAACGTGGACGTGCTCCTCTCTGGGTTGTACGCCGACATGCTGTTCGACGGCGGCCCGCTCCAGACACACGACCTGTCGCTGGGGCCGGTCGGCAAGGTGACGCTCCCGGCCGAGAAACCCGTCGACACCGTCGATCAGTACGTCGCCGCCAAGACCGCCGAAGCCATCGAACCGGTCCACTACGTCAGCGACTCGCGCGACATCGATCGGATCCTCCAGAACCGAATCGACCAGGGCGTCGCCCGGGTCGAGAACCACGGCGTCACCTACGACACCCTCACCGACATGGTGATGTACGGCGACTACTACCCGATGGGCGCGGACACCGACGCCATCTTCTCGCGGAGCCTCATGCAACTCCGGCCGTACCGGACCCCGTTCCTCGACAACCGGCTGCTCGACCTCCAACAGCGGATTCCACGCGACCTGCTGGTGCGGCGGGACCTGATCCACCGGATCGTGTCGGATCTCGATCCCGACCTCGCGTCGATCCCGCACGCCCATACCGGGATCCCGCTCCAGTATCCGTTCCCGGTCCAGTACGTCGGCGGGAACCTGAACCAGTTCCGCTGGAAGCACTTCGCCGACGACGGACCGGCACCCCACCTCGACCAGGGGCCCTGGCCGAACCGCGCCGAGATCGTCCGCCGGTCGTCGTTCACGCTCGAGACGATCCGGGAGAACGAGGCCCTGCTGGAGCGCCTCCCGTTGCTTGACTTCGACGGTGCGCTCGAGTGTTATCGCCGGCACGTGAACGGCGAGAACAATCAGCCGCTGCTGTACTCGCTGCTGACGCTGCTTGAGATGCCGGTCACGGAGCAGGTCGCCACGCCCGACTCGCCGCCTGCGGGGGAACCCGTCGGGCCCGTCGACGAGTAA
- a CDS encoding sulfatase-like hydrolase/transferase, producing MTRNVVFVVLDTVRKDCFDEYAPRLRSKSDLSFEQARAASSWSVPSHTSIFTGRLPHTHGVHAERFDADFSFSSLDRDDTFLGRLPDHRTVGLSANAYMNSFFEFDSLFDAFHDFSIGSHTNESLFPEALTVEEAKAEVDHDSAAERYLAFLRACLSHDHPGKSVANGAWSLLGDHYRRLPVPEPVDDGATVISDRLEDEADGDEPFFAFVNYMDAHTPLRNLRQYDQDLHDVPDTWRSTELDKWELNRDGKATTEYTENYRALYRTAVDYLDRTVSQLIDDVRAQTDRETTFVIVSDHGHNLGYPADDEEFHHTATATEGVLHTPCEVVNPPDGYPETEHRYFSHLDLGELVVRLAHDEEYDDRFGRDRVAAETVGLLGTGDGTWNREFTDDEYAYWNRMIRCVYDGDTKYQWNSLDESYAYELDPDTPSWQSQRGAEVDVPPFATEQFDVPIQTYKDRAAAAEQSMEFDTAVESRLEELGYL from the coding sequence ATGACACGAAACGTCGTGTTCGTCGTCCTGGACACCGTCCGGAAGGACTGTTTCGACGAGTACGCGCCGCGCCTGCGCTCGAAGTCCGACCTCTCCTTCGAGCAGGCTCGCGCGGCGAGTTCCTGGAGCGTGCCCAGTCACACGAGCATCTTCACCGGCAGGCTACCACACACCCACGGCGTCCACGCAGAGCGGTTCGACGCCGACTTCAGTTTCTCGTCGCTCGACCGCGACGACACCTTCCTCGGCCGACTGCCCGACCATCGGACGGTCGGACTGAGCGCCAACGCGTACATGAACTCGTTTTTCGAGTTCGATTCGCTGTTCGACGCGTTCCACGACTTCTCGATCGGCTCTCACACCAACGAGTCGCTGTTCCCGGAGGCCCTCACCGTCGAGGAGGCCAAAGCGGAAGTCGACCACGACAGCGCCGCCGAGCGGTATCTGGCGTTCCTGCGTGCCTGTCTGTCCCACGACCACCCCGGCAAGAGCGTGGCCAACGGTGCCTGGTCACTGCTCGGTGACCACTACCGCCGGCTCCCGGTCCCCGAACCCGTCGACGACGGCGCGACCGTCATCTCCGACCGGCTCGAGGACGAGGCCGACGGCGACGAACCGTTCTTCGCGTTCGTCAACTACATGGACGCACACACGCCGCTGCGGAACCTCCGGCAGTACGATCAGGACTTACACGACGTGCCCGACACCTGGCGCTCGACGGAACTCGACAAGTGGGAACTCAACCGCGACGGGAAAGCGACCACGGAGTACACCGAGAACTACCGGGCGCTCTACCGCACCGCCGTCGACTACCTCGACCGCACCGTGTCGCAGTTGATCGACGACGTGCGCGCCCAGACCGATCGCGAGACCACGTTCGTGATCGTCTCCGATCACGGCCACAACCTCGGCTACCCGGCCGACGACGAGGAGTTCCACCACACCGCCACCGCGACCGAGGGCGTCCTCCACACGCCCTGTGAAGTCGTCAACCCGCCCGACGGGTACCCCGAGACCGAACACCGGTATTTCTCCCATCTGGATCTGGGCGAACTCGTCGTCCGCCTGGCCCACGACGAGGAGTACGACGACCGGTTCGGTCGCGACCGCGTCGCCGCCGAGACGGTCGGCCTCCTCGGCACGGGCGACGGAACCTGGAATCGGGAGTTCACGGACGACGAGTACGCCTACTGGAACCGCATGATCCGCTGTGTCTACGACGGCGACACCAAGTACCAGTGGAACTCCCTCGACGAGAGTTACGCGTACGAGCTCGACCCGGACACTCCGTCCTGGCAGTCACAGCGTGGGGCCGAGGTGGACGTGCCGCCGTTCGCGACCGAGCAGTTCGACGTCCCCATCCAGACGTACAAGGACCGTGCGGCCGCCGCGGAACAGTCGATGGAGTTCGACACGGCGGTCGAGTCACGACTCGAAGAACTGGGATACCTCTGA
- a CDS encoding hybrid sensor histidine kinase/response regulator, producing MAHTADQSIAPLLVDDDPASGKRLRHHLRDDAFRFDTPSADLTRVETVAAGREAVESGTYDVVLLSLGVGDTEGLDALDRFLEEDHGVPIVALTEIDGRDVGERAVRRGAQDFLVKGSLDGDRLWRAIRYAVERQAQVEELEQRARELRRQNDRMAFFNAVLRHDLLNGMNVIRGRAQLLRDSVDDEERDHVEALLEWSDSLVDLTEKVRAVLDSVTEGEERDRQPVDLAPVVAGEAERVRGMAEGVTVTVDVPAEATVLADDLLGDVIGNLMTNAVEHNDPDGLTVTVTASVADDTVTLSVADDGAGLPATEHATLFERGESGTASNGSGFGLHFVDVMVDTYGGDVRAGESDAGGAEFVLTLPRADTAGQNI from the coding sequence ATGGCACACACGGCAGATCAGTCGATAGCTCCCTTGCTCGTCGACGACGATCCCGCCAGCGGCAAGCGGCTGCGCCACCACTTGCGAGACGACGCGTTCCGGTTCGACACGCCGTCGGCGGACCTCACACGCGTCGAGACGGTCGCCGCTGGCCGGGAGGCCGTCGAGTCCGGGACGTACGACGTGGTGTTGCTGTCGCTCGGGGTCGGGGACACCGAGGGACTCGACGCCCTAGATCGATTCCTCGAGGAGGACCACGGCGTTCCGATCGTCGCGCTGACCGAGATCGACGGACGCGACGTGGGTGAGCGGGCGGTCCGTCGCGGTGCGCAGGACTTCCTCGTGAAAGGGTCGCTGGACGGGGACCGGCTCTGGCGTGCCATCAGGTACGCCGTCGAGCGACAGGCACAGGTCGAGGAACTCGAACAACGGGCACGGGAACTCCGCCGGCAAAACGATCGGATGGCGTTTTTCAACGCCGTGCTCCGTCACGACCTCCTGAACGGGATGAACGTCATCAGAGGCCGGGCACAGCTGTTGCGGGACTCGGTCGACGACGAGGAGCGTGACCACGTCGAGGCGCTGCTGGAGTGGAGCGACAGTCTCGTCGACCTCACCGAGAAGGTCCGTGCAGTCCTCGACTCCGTGACCGAGGGCGAGGAGCGGGACCGCCAGCCAGTCGATCTGGCCCCGGTCGTAGCGGGCGAGGCCGAGCGCGTGCGCGGGATGGCCGAGGGTGTGACGGTAACCGTGGACGTGCCGGCGGAGGCGACGGTCCTGGCCGACGACCTGCTCGGGGACGTGATCGGCAACCTCATGACGAACGCCGTCGAGCACAACGATCCCGACGGGCTGACGGTGACGGTGACGGCGTCGGTCGCGGACGACACCGTCACCCTGTCCGTCGCCGACGACGGGGCGGGACTCCCCGCGACCGAGCACGCGACGCTGTTCGAGCGCGGCGAGTCCGGGACGGCGTCGAACGGGTCCGGGTTCGGCCTCCACTTCGTCGACGTCATGGTCGACACGTACGGCGGCGACGTGCGAGCGGGCGAGTCCGACGCCGGCGGTGCCGAGTTCGTCCTCACTCTCCCGCGGGCTGATACTGCCGGACAGAATATTTAA
- a CDS encoding asparagine synthase-related protein, protein MPGVSIVREAGGDAAGFDAALSAVRFFDEYRTTVHYDGDDLTVASTGYDGYPVRTVETEHGCVVLEGYLYDVDDADAHLADVAEWVATDDRTALRSWVRDRDGDFLVVVVDETEETATVVPDALGRLPLYHAEIDGATVVSRELKLIRELAEIRDEPVGVDDLAVAQSLLFGYRLGTGTLFDSVDRLPPAATLSVGEDREVSRLFRHDFGATVYDHRSPDENAAQLADLFETACENRTALPGGTVLALSGGLDSRAVAGAFEATGVDFTAATFDRPDGSASDEVRAAASVADALDVDWQQYVAHDTDEHRETLLELKQGMNYLRLSFLVDFLERLDPPRGAATYVTGDGGDKVFRDMRPSRSFADRGEMVDYAIAANSIFDASEAAAIAGVPEERLRASVRDRFEQYPESDHRDAYVHFLVRERGMNWLYQGEDRNRYYYWSVSPFYSQSFFRAAMQCPPDQKGPEFYQRFLRQFAPELVDIEYVNFGASITSAEYRVKRFVYDTLSRYPSLQDAVVDVVKRLGNDSTVSAPEVVEDIERELAADGVERTLSTAAVEDVVHNPDAYSEPEMYHLLTVATLVGEASG, encoded by the coding sequence ATGCCAGGGGTCAGTATCGTCCGCGAGGCCGGTGGCGACGCCGCCGGCTTCGACGCGGCGCTGTCTGCCGTTCGCTTCTTCGACGAGTATCGAACCACGGTCCACTACGACGGTGACGATCTGACCGTCGCGTCCACGGGGTACGACGGGTACCCGGTCCGGACGGTCGAGACCGAGCACGGCTGTGTCGTCCTCGAGGGGTACCTCTACGACGTGGACGACGCGGACGCCCACCTCGCGGACGTGGCCGAGTGGGTCGCGACCGACGACCGCACGGCGCTGCGGTCCTGGGTCCGTGACCGCGACGGCGACTTCCTCGTGGTCGTCGTCGACGAGACCGAGGAGACGGCGACGGTCGTCCCCGACGCGCTCGGTCGGCTCCCGCTGTACCACGCCGAGATCGACGGGGCGACGGTCGTCTCCCGGGAGCTGAAGCTGATCCGGGAGCTAGCGGAGATCCGGGACGAGCCGGTCGGCGTCGACGACCTCGCGGTCGCCCAGTCGCTGCTGTTTGGCTATCGGCTGGGGACGGGAACGCTCTTCGACAGCGTCGACCGGTTGCCGCCGGCCGCGACGCTGTCCGTCGGCGAGGATCGGGAGGTGTCGCGGCTGTTCCGACACGACTTCGGCGCGACGGTCTACGATCACCGCTCGCCCGACGAGAACGCGGCACAGCTCGCGGACCTGTTCGAGACGGCCTGCGAGAACCGCACCGCGCTCCCCGGCGGGACGGTCCTCGCGCTCTCGGGGGGCCTCGACTCGCGGGCGGTCGCCGGCGCGTTCGAGGCCACGGGCGTCGACTTCACGGCGGCGACGTTCGACCGGCCTGACGGGTCCGCCTCCGACGAGGTCCGGGCCGCGGCGTCGGTCGCCGATGCACTCGACGTGGACTGGCAGCAGTACGTCGCTCACGACACCGACGAACACCGGGAGACGCTGCTGGAACTCAAACAGGGGATGAACTACCTCCGGCTCTCCTTCCTCGTGGACTTCCTGGAGCGACTCGATCCGCCACGGGGGGCGGCGACCTACGTCACCGGCGACGGCGGCGACAAGGTCTTCCGGGACATGCGCCCGTCGCGGTCGTTCGCGGATCGCGGTGAGATGGTCGACTACGCCATCGCCGCGAACAGCATCTTCGACGCGAGCGAGGCGGCGGCCATCGCGGGCGTCCCCGAGGAACGGCTGCGGGCGTCGGTCCGTGACCGCTTCGAGCAGTACCCCGAGTCCGACCACAGGGACGCGTACGTCCACTTCCTCGTCCGCGAGCGCGGGATGAACTGGCTCTATCAGGGCGAGGACCGGAACCGCTACTACTACTGGAGCGTCAGCCCCTTCTACTCCCAGTCGTTCTTCCGGGCGGCGATGCAGTGTCCGCCCGACCAGAAGGGGCCGGAGTTCTACCAGCGGTTCCTCCGGCAGTTCGCGCCCGAGCTGGTCGACATCGAGTACGTCAACTTCGGCGCGTCGATCACATCCGCGGAGTACCGGGTCAAGCGGTTCGTCTACGACACCCTGTCGCGGTACCCCTCGCTCCAGGATGCCGTCGTCGACGTGGTCAAACGGCTCGGGAACGACAGCACCGTGTCGGCCCCGGAAGTCGTCGAGGACATCGAGCGGGAACTGGCGGCCGACGGCGTCGAGCGGACGCTCTCGACGGCGGCCGTCGAGGACGTCGTCCACAACCCCGACGCGTACAGCGAACCGGAGATGTACCACCTCCTGACGGTCGCGACGCTCGTCGGCGAAGCCTCGGGGTAG
- a CDS encoding glycosyltransferase family 4 protein encodes MKVLQLVNTPRSFFEKQVAAVEAHGVSCTTLTVPGEHSTTESRSAVDYLRYYPDVLDHALDDYDVIHAHYGLLGPFAIAQPSCPVVLHLWGSDLMATDSFVPRLSRLSARLSDAVVLPSETMSDHLDTDHEVIPWGVDTEQFRPIDRERARDRLGWDTDGPVVLFPYPPGREVKNYPLAERVADAVDGDVDLRTMHGVPYEDVPFYMNASDAVLVTSDRESGPMVVKEAAACNVPVVSTDVGFVRETLTDVSNSRVCETESELVAGLESVLDAGQRSDGRAAVDGLDRMGAEIERVYRRVTG; translated from the coding sequence ATGAAAGTGTTACAGCTGGTCAACACGCCGCGGTCGTTCTTCGAGAAGCAGGTCGCAGCCGTCGAGGCCCACGGCGTGTCGTGTACGACGCTGACCGTTCCCGGCGAACACTCGACGACCGAGTCCCGTTCGGCCGTCGACTACCTCCGGTACTATCCGGACGTCCTGGACCACGCTCTGGACGACTACGACGTGATCCACGCCCACTACGGGCTGCTCGGTCCGTTCGCGATCGCACAGCCGAGTTGCCCCGTCGTCCTCCACCTCTGGGGGTCGGACCTCATGGCCACGGACTCGTTCGTCCCCCGGCTGAGCCGGCTCTCGGCGCGGCTGAGCGACGCCGTCGTCCTCCCCTCCGAGACGATGAGCGACCACCTCGACACGGACCACGAGGTGATCCCCTGGGGCGTCGACACCGAGCAGTTCCGGCCCATCGACCGCGAGCGCGCCCGCGACCGACTCGGCTGGGACACCGACGGACCCGTCGTCCTCTTCCCCTATCCGCCCGGCCGCGAGGTGAAGAACTACCCGCTGGCCGAGCGCGTCGCCGACGCCGTCGACGGCGACGTCGACCTCCGGACGATGCACGGCGTCCCCTACGAGGACGTCCCTTTCTACATGAACGCGAGTGACGCCGTGCTGGTGACCTCCGACCGCGAGAGCGGGCCGATGGTCGTCAAGGAGGCCGCGGCCTGCAACGTCCCCGTCGTCTCGACGGACGTGGGATTCGTCCGCGAGACGCTCACAGACGTGTCCAACTCCCGGGTCTGTGAGACGGAGTCGGAACTGGTCGCGGGGCTGGAGTCGGTACTCGACGCCGGCCAGCGCAGCGACGGCCGCGCGGCTGTCGACGGACTGGATCGGATGGGAGCCGAGATAGAGCGCGTCTATCGACGCGTCACCGGGTAG
- a CDS encoding metal-dependent hydrolase, protein MWPWGHAAFGYVLYSLSSRLTADPGVTGRDVLVLAVATQLPDLVDKSAAWVFDVFASGYAAGHSLFVALPVGLAVYWLAQRRDSESLGLAFVVGYWSHLAGDVLLAILLDKPYTVGKVLWPLVIFPGSEDPAGAITTVMGFLVAFLELLVTAEDPTVFVVFFGPPLAAIALWLVDGAPGLRELYQWAVRSE, encoded by the coding sequence ATGTGGCCGTGGGGACACGCCGCCTTCGGCTACGTGCTCTACTCGCTGTCGTCGCGACTGACCGCCGACCCCGGCGTCACCGGCCGGGACGTGCTCGTCCTCGCCGTCGCGACGCAGCTTCCAGATCTCGTCGACAAGAGCGCGGCCTGGGTGTTCGACGTGTTCGCGAGCGGCTACGCGGCCGGCCACTCGCTCTTCGTGGCGCTCCCGGTCGGCCTCGCGGTCTACTGGCTCGCACAGCGACGCGACAGCGAGTCCCTCGGTCTCGCCTTCGTCGTCGGTTACTGGTCACACCTCGCCGGCGACGTGCTCCTCGCGATCTTGCTGGACAAACCGTACACCGTCGGCAAGGTGCTCTGGCCGCTGGTGATCTTCCCCGGGAGCGAGGACCCGGCCGGGGCGATCACGACCGTCATGGGGTTCCTCGTCGCCTTCCTCGAACTGCTCGTCACGGCCGAGGATCCGACGGTGTTCGTCGTCTTCTTCGGCCCGCCGCTGGCGGCGATCGCGCTCTGGCTGGTCGACGGCGCACCGGGCCTGCGCGAACTCTACCAGTGGGCCGTTCGCTCGGAGTGA
- a CDS encoding glycosyltransferase family 39 protein, producing MAQQTNDARWFDFRLDVAGAILALLLGLAMLPLRFVVSQVYIDTLPLVLVVASLLYLLGVRYSNGTGMPTLSPWLTRLLPTLVFAGMAAMVVVAVHQSRSPLFYYLAVWTGITLLVQVLFSDEQDYHVGLLLTEVVVFGAVVRLAGAYTAPGYVGIDIWSHVANYVHGIANENSLSPIASSKYYASPLFHLLVAVGSQLLDVSIRQALFLTVGIAMPLSTLLVYATADVLVEKRLAVFAAALFALSGNVIEWGIHLIPTSLGLVFFVAIVYALTRIMASNYGPRDYLLVVLFSVAIILTHQISSFVMLVFIGSGLIAKLLLSTGLLAPKLEGGLGGRVRESVNLSSLLVFDLGLLTFMWSLTPYQGSSFLETMFSYFGETLRTSAGFLNLASQGSAGGGGESAAAQPSTFEVAITYVNAMGLVLILLLTVIGSLYVLHRKRTSQTTIACIIAVLVMLVFIFGLPLFGIRTFVPGRWPSFLTAPAAVLAAIGVGYLASETPRAVVATVLVLFAVTYPPVTLLSSQGSLDSPPFDGVQTRYSYTESELAAVETINGTVNTSRQDQLSADHPYGTVFERAWGTHTEPIAIVNGTSPNGTLVYREYAQTGGAYFRSGQGRAHKPAVDRSQLCGGYGINYDNGQVSVCERGIGTARGN from the coding sequence ATGGCTCAACAAACGAACGACGCTCGCTGGTTCGACTTTCGCCTCGACGTCGCCGGTGCGATCCTGGCCCTGCTTCTGGGGCTCGCGATGCTCCCGCTCCGGTTCGTCGTCTCACAGGTGTACATCGATACGCTGCCGCTGGTGCTCGTGGTCGCGAGCCTGCTGTACCTGCTCGGGGTCCGGTACTCGAACGGGACGGGCATGCCGACGCTGTCGCCGTGGCTGACCCGACTCCTCCCGACCCTCGTGTTCGCCGGGATGGCCGCGATGGTCGTCGTCGCGGTCCACCAGTCCCGCTCGCCGCTGTTCTACTACCTCGCGGTCTGGACGGGGATCACCCTGCTCGTGCAGGTGCTGTTCTCCGACGAGCAGGACTACCACGTCGGGCTCCTGTTGACCGAGGTGGTCGTCTTCGGCGCGGTCGTCCGGCTGGCGGGCGCGTACACCGCACCGGGCTACGTCGGCATCGACATCTGGAGCCACGTGGCCAACTACGTCCACGGCATCGCCAACGAGAACTCGCTGTCGCCCATCGCGTCCTCGAAGTACTACGCCTCGCCGCTCTTTCACCTGCTCGTCGCGGTCGGCAGCCAGTTGCTCGACGTGTCGATCCGGCAGGCGCTGTTTCTCACCGTCGGGATCGCCATGCCGCTGTCGACGCTTCTGGTCTACGCGACCGCGGACGTGCTCGTCGAGAAGCGGCTGGCCGTGTTCGCCGCGGCCCTCTTCGCCTTGAGCGGGAACGTAATCGAGTGGGGGATCCACCTGATCCCGACGAGTCTCGGGCTCGTCTTCTTCGTCGCCATCGTGTACGCACTGACCCGAATCATGGCGTCGAACTACGGGCCACGCGATTACCTGCTCGTCGTCCTGTTCAGCGTCGCGATCATCCTCACACACCAGATCTCGTCGTTCGTCATGCTCGTGTTCATCGGGTCGGGGCTGATCGCGAAGCTCCTGCTCTCGACGGGCCTGCTGGCACCGAAACTCGAGGGCGGTCTCGGCGGACGGGTCCGCGAGTCGGTGAACCTCTCCAGTCTCCTGGTGTTCGACCTGGGCCTGCTCACGTTCATGTGGTCGCTGACGCCCTACCAGGGGTCGTCGTTCCTCGAGACGATGTTCAGCTACTTCGGGGAGACGCTGCGGACCTCGGCCGGCTTCCTGAACCTCGCGAGCCAGGGCAGCGCCGGCGGTGGCGGCGAATCCGCGGCCGCCCAGCCCAGCACCTTCGAGGTGGCGATCACGTACGTCAACGCGATGGGACTCGTCCTCATCCTGCTCCTGACGGTCATCGGGAGCCTCTACGTCCTCCACCGCAAGCGCACGTCGCAGACGACCATCGCGTGCATCATCGCTGTCCTCGTGATGCTCGTGTTCATCTTCGGCCTCCCGCTTTTCGGCATCCGGACGTTCGTCCCGGGCCGGTGGCCCTCCTTCCTCACCGCGCCGGCCGCCGTCCTCGCGGCGATCGGTGTCGGCTACCTCGCCAGCGAGACGCCGCGGGCCGTGGTCGCGACGGTACTCGTACTGTTCGCGGTCACGTACCCGCCCGTCACGCTGCTGTCGAGTCAGGGCTCCCTCGACTCGCCGCCGTTCGACGGGGTCCAGACCCGCTACAGCTACACCGAGAGCGAACTGGCCGCCGTCGAGACGATCAACGGGACGGTGAACACGAGCCGGCAAGACCAGCTCTCGGCCGATCACCCCTACGGCACGGTCTTCGAACGGGCGTGGGGCACCCATACCGAACCCATCGCGATCGTGAACGGGACCAGTCCGAACGGTACCCTCGTCTACCGGGAGTACGCCCAGACGGGTGGCGCGTACTTCCGGAGCGGCCAGGGACGGGCGCACAAGCCAGCCGTCGATCGGTCCCAGCTCTGTGGCGGCTACGGGATCAACTACGACAACGGCCAGGTGTCGGTCTGTGAACGCGGGATCGGAACCGCGAGAGGCAACTGA